A part of Methanobacterium formicicum genomic DNA contains:
- a CDS encoding DUF362 domain-containing protein, whose protein sequence is MSSEVYFSNLRSRGQKDNKNSKIKQLFDGAKFGDLIQEEDLTAIKLHFGERGNDAFLKPVLVNAVVEKTLNSNGKPFLTDTNTLYFGSRHNATQHLETAIKNGFAYAVTGAPVIIADGLRGDNWIPVEVGLKHFQQVKIAGDIISADSMLVLSHFKGHGMCGFGGAIKNLAMGCASAQGKVEQHQCAKPVISDNCTGCGACINSCPLSVMSLSDGKAIIELEECVACNNCLAVCPESAVSLDFDALPEFMERMVEYAYGAVKNKKGKVGYLNFLMDITPDCDCEAFSDAPIVPDIGILASKDPVALDTASYDLVNQQVGLENLLLEHHHQKGGDKFRGVWEEVDGRLLLEYAEEVGMGSKEYHLINL, encoded by the coding sequence ATGTCTAGTGAAGTGTATTTTTCCAATCTACGATCCCGGGGCCAGAAAGATAACAAGAACAGTAAGATAAAACAGTTATTTGATGGGGCAAAATTCGGTGATTTAATCCAGGAAGAGGATTTAACCGCCATAAAACTTCATTTTGGAGAGCGGGGGAATGATGCTTTCCTTAAACCAGTTCTGGTAAATGCAGTTGTTGAAAAAACTTTAAATTCAAATGGAAAACCATTTTTAACTGATACTAACACTCTTTACTTTGGTAGCCGCCACAATGCTACCCAGCACCTGGAGACGGCCATAAAAAATGGATTTGCCTATGCAGTAACCGGGGCACCGGTTATTATTGCCGATGGACTTCGTGGAGATAACTGGATTCCAGTGGAGGTGGGTTTGAAACATTTCCAGCAGGTGAAAATCGCCGGAGATATCATTAGTGCGGACAGTATGCTGGTTTTATCTCATTTCAAGGGACACGGGATGTGTGGTTTTGGAGGGGCCATAAAAAATCTGGCCATGGGCTGTGCCTCAGCCCAGGGTAAGGTGGAACAGCACCAATGCGCCAAACCAGTTATAAGTGATAATTGTACCGGCTGTGGGGCCTGTATAAACTCCTGCCCCCTGTCGGTTATGTCTCTTTCTGATGGTAAGGCCATCATTGAACTGGAAGAATGTGTAGCCTGCAACAACTGTCTGGCAGTATGCCCCGAATCTGCGGTGAGCCTTGATTTTGATGCCTTACCTGAATTCATGGAACGTATGGTGGAATACGCTTATGGGGCAGTTAAAAACAAAAAAGGGAAGGTGGGCTACCTGAACTTCCTGATGGATATCACCCCGGACTGTGACTGTGAAGCTTTCAGTGATGCTCCCATAGTCCCGGACATAGGGATACTGGCCTCCAAGGATCCAGTTGCCCTGGATACGGCCAGCTATGACTTGGTAAACCAGCAAGTGGGATTGGAAAACTTACTACTGGAACATCACCACCAGAAGGGCGGTGATAAATTCAGAGGGGTTTGGGAAGAAGTTGATGGTCGGTTACTACTGGAATATGCCGAGGAAGTGGGGATGGGTAGTAAGGAATACCATTTAATAAACCTATAA